A stretch of the Sulfolobus acidocaldarius SUSAZ genome encodes the following:
- a CDS encoding membrane protein, with amino-acid sequence MSSKLLLEAFKIAIRDNLPLLRRYLILGAFDGILVGLSILVSTVIVEANFNTILLGIMSGLIGVAMSSLCNTLVVEIKEKELELRNLERQILKSLKGTIIDYSQKIGIFLNTLVHGLSPFIGVVIIVFYYFSENMWVTIFLSSLILSILGSIYSGEIKERINTAIIMLIAGLVTAALSILLTKTLGSPVH; translated from the coding sequence GTGTCAAGTAAGCTTTTACTTGAAGCCTTTAAGATTGCTATTCGAGATAACCTACCACTACTCAGGAGGTACCTAATTCTTGGTGCATTTGACGGTATTCTTGTTGGTTTGAGTATACTAGTATCAACTGTCATAGTTGAGGCTAATTTCAACACTATACTATTGGGTATAATGTCAGGGCTAATAGGTGTAGCCATGTCGTCTTTATGCAATACCTTAGTTGTAGAAATCAAGGAGAAAGAATTAGAGCTGAGAAACCTAGAGAGACAAATACTGAAAAGCCTTAAGGGAACTATTATAGATTATTCGCAAAAAATAGGTATATTTCTGAACACATTAGTACATGGTTTATCTCCTTTCATCGGTGTCGTAATAATAGTATTTTACTACTTCTCTGAGAATATGTGGGTAACCATATTTCTGTCTTCTCTAATTTTATCCATTTTAGGATCCATTTACAGCGGAGAAATTAAGGAAAGAATAAACACTGCAATAATAATGCTAATCGCAGGTTTAGTAACTGCAGCACTTTCCATACTTCTAACAAAAACTTTGGGATCTCCAGTCCACTAA
- a CDS encoding adenosine monophosphate-protein transferase, producing the protein MSVKIDVVRVEIPEGTNVIIGQSHFIKTVEDLYEALASSSTSIKFGIAFCEASGKRLVRWDGNDEELIKIAQKTALAIGAGHTFVVYLKNGFPINVLNRIKSVEEIVRIFAATANPLQVLVAQTDQGRGIIGVVDGFTPLGVEGDAEIKERKEFLRKIGYKR; encoded by the coding sequence ATGAGTGTCAAAATTGATGTTGTAAGGGTGGAAATACCTGAGGGAACTAACGTAATAATAGGGCAATCTCATTTTATAAAGACAGTAGAAGACCTATATGAGGCACTAGCGTCGTCCAGCACTTCAATAAAATTTGGAATCGCTTTCTGCGAAGCCAGTGGAAAAAGATTAGTGAGATGGGATGGCAATGACGAAGAGCTGATAAAAATAGCACAAAAAACTGCCCTGGCAATTGGAGCAGGTCATACTTTTGTGGTCTACTTGAAAAATGGTTTTCCCATAAACGTGCTTAATAGAATAAAGAGTGTCGAAGAAATTGTGAGAATATTTGCGGCAACTGCTAATCCTTTACAAGTTTTAGTAGCCCAAACAGACCAGGGAAGGGGTATAATAGGTGTCGTGGATGGGTTTACTCCGTTAGGAGTTGAGGGTGATGCTGAAATAAAAGAGAGGAAGGAGTTCCTTAGGAAGATCGGATATAAGAGATAA
- a CDS encoding crotonase has translation METIIVKTEPPFLRITLNRPDRLNAINKKMIEEIRSILEETVKDEKVRVVIFTGNGRAFSAGADISQFKELEGLTAWQFAMKGRELMDYIENYPKPTIAMINSYALGGGLELALACDIRIASEEAQLGLPEITLGIYPGFGGTQRLLKLVGKSRTLEMIMLGERISAKDAERIGLVNRVVPSNDLEKETLNLASKLAERPPLAIQLSKLIVNQGMNSPITVGLNMESLGWGVIFTTKDSKEGVNAFLEKRKPNFKGE, from the coding sequence ATGGAGACAATAATAGTAAAAACTGAACCACCATTCTTGCGAATCACATTAAATAGACCAGATAGATTGAATGCGATAAATAAAAAGATGATTGAAGAAATTAGGAGTATTCTGGAAGAGACAGTAAAGGACGAGAAAGTAAGAGTTGTAATATTTACAGGAAATGGTAGGGCTTTTAGTGCAGGTGCAGACATATCGCAATTTAAAGAGTTAGAAGGTTTGACAGCTTGGCAGTTTGCCATGAAAGGCAGAGAGCTTATGGACTACATCGAAAACTATCCTAAACCCACTATCGCAATGATTAACAGTTATGCTTTAGGTGGGGGTTTAGAATTAGCCTTAGCCTGTGACATTAGAATAGCTTCAGAGGAGGCTCAGTTAGGACTACCAGAAATTACGTTAGGAATTTATCCAGGATTTGGAGGAACGCAGCGATTACTAAAATTAGTGGGAAAAAGTAGAACCTTAGAGATGATAATGTTAGGCGAGAGAATATCAGCAAAGGATGCAGAGAGAATAGGTCTAGTAAATAGGGTAGTTCCTTCCAATGACCTAGAGAAGGAAACATTAAATTTAGCATCTAAATTGGCTGAAAGACCTCCTCTAGCTATTCAGCTATCAAAGCTTATTGTAAATCAGGGTATGAATTCACCAATCACTGTAGGATTAAATATGGAGAGTTTAGGATGGGGAGTAATCTTCACTACAAAGGATTCAAAAGAAGGTGTTAACGCATTCCTAGAGAAAAGAAAACCTAACTTCAAAGGAGAATAA
- a CDS encoding protoheme IX farnesyltransferase, with translation MSVTLSRKLIDYVKLAKPKVVSLLDVVAIASYILAFKGNWYNLIPVLIGGSIAAGGSMIINGGLEIEKDKLMKRTSWRPTVKGEIGRKEAYMVGGIACALGSLIGLLANPLTAFFILLGSLVYVFVYSYYLKPRTWLNIVIGGFAGSAAAWAGYAAASNSFNLESLLLGLLVFAWTPGHFWALALRYKGDYANAEIPMLPAIVDDKTAARAIAISNILMIPFALGLMLYLNLIYVIITLAATAVLLYFNVRLMRNPTPEESWISYKFSAPYLAIVMIAAVISFIL, from the coding sequence ATGTCAGTTACGTTATCGAGGAAACTAATTGACTATGTTAAATTGGCGAAACCTAAGGTCGTTAGTCTGCTAGATGTTGTAGCCATTGCCTCATATATTCTTGCATTTAAGGGGAATTGGTATAACCTAATTCCCGTTTTAATAGGGGGAAGTATTGCAGCAGGTGGTTCAATGATAATAAATGGCGGGCTTGAAATAGAAAAGGATAAACTGATGAAGAGAACATCTTGGAGACCCACAGTGAAAGGAGAGATTGGAAGAAAAGAGGCATATATGGTAGGCGGTATAGCCTGTGCTTTAGGGTCATTGATTGGATTGTTAGCAAATCCCCTTACAGCCTTTTTCATTCTATTGGGTTCTCTAGTATACGTATTTGTATATTCTTACTACCTGAAGCCGCGAACCTGGCTGAACATAGTTATAGGGGGATTTGCAGGAAGTGCAGCTGCATGGGCTGGTTATGCTGCTGCGTCAAACTCATTTAATCTTGAATCACTACTTTTAGGACTACTAGTGTTTGCTTGGACACCCGGACACTTTTGGGCTTTAGCACTGAGGTATAAAGGAGATTATGCCAACGCAGAAATACCAATGCTTCCAGCTATAGTTGATGATAAAACCGCAGCAAGAGCAATAGCAATTTCAAATATTCTAATGATTCCATTTGCCTTAGGTCTCATGTTATATCTTAACTTGATTTACGTAATAATCACGCTTGCTGCAACTGCGGTCTTGTTGTACTTCAATGTTAGGCTTATGAGGAATCCCACTCCAGAGGAATCATGGATATCATACAAGTTCTCTGCACCATACTTGGCTATAGTTATGATAGCTGCTGTCATATCATTCATTTTGTAA
- a CDS encoding homoserine dehydrogenase, producing MKILLLGYGNVGKAFRSLIHEKKSKIRELKDIQIAGVVTSKGIMLGDKQDFTVDYKGDIFLAYEKVNPDAVIDTLPANYKDGSPSLQLYMMVLKDNRIVITANKAPLALAFKDIVGKGRVGFQATVMSGTPSINLFRVLPGSEVKRIRGILNGTTNYILTKMYNGLSFKEALKEAQSLGYAESDPTNDISGFDAGAKLTILANLMLNLDITIRDVKIEGIQNLDSANRDNKKIKLIAYADEKTVQVRPVPLSPEDPLFSVDGVENGLEISTDIQTIVIRGPGAGPKNAAYGLLSDLILMTRGWY from the coding sequence ATAAAAATACTTCTCTTAGGTTACGGAAATGTTGGTAAAGCCTTTAGGAGTTTAATTCATGAAAAAAAGAGTAAGATAAGGGAATTAAAGGATATTCAGATAGCTGGAGTAGTGACAAGTAAAGGTATCATGTTAGGTGATAAACAGGATTTTACGGTAGACTATAAGGGCGATATATTCTTAGCTTATGAGAAAGTAAATCCTGATGCTGTAATAGATACTTTACCAGCTAATTACAAGGATGGGTCTCCATCATTACAACTGTACATGATGGTGCTTAAAGATAATAGAATTGTGATAACCGCAAACAAGGCACCTCTTGCGTTGGCATTTAAAGACATAGTAGGAAAAGGAAGAGTTGGATTTCAGGCAACTGTTATGAGTGGAACACCTAGTATAAATCTATTCAGAGTGTTACCAGGAAGTGAAGTCAAGAGAATTAGAGGTATTTTGAACGGAACAACAAATTACATACTCACCAAAATGTACAATGGTCTTAGTTTTAAGGAAGCCCTTAAGGAGGCCCAGTCACTAGGTTATGCAGAGTCAGACCCAACAAATGATATAAGTGGATTTGATGCAGGTGCAAAACTCACCATATTAGCCAATTTAATGCTTAACTTGGACATAACCATAAGGGATGTGAAAATAGAAGGTATACAGAATTTAGATTCTGCAAACAGAGATAATAAAAAAATCAAACTAATAGCTTATGCAGACGAAAAAACTGTCCAGGTAAGACCGGTTCCATTATCGCCTGAGGATCCGCTATTCAGTGTGGATGGAGTCGAGAATGGATTAGAGATATCTACAGATATTCAGACCATAGTAATTAGAGGACCAGGGGCAGGACCAAAGAATGCAGCTTATGGATTACTATCAGATCTGATTTTAATGACGAGGGGATGGTATTAG
- a CDS encoding tRNA synthetase subunit beta, with product MLLIEDKAKALGIFVAYTEVEDIKFGKSTGELETEIKMVEEKYKNENPEKLKENTIIRAYRDFYWKIGIDPTKTRPSGEALRRRISRNGSIPRINNIVDIGNLVSADTLVPIGIYDKARFQYPIYLKLSSGGELFYAIGRSEPEKIDPNIPILVDSKGVVMHIYPHRDSTLTNVIETTKDVLIVSAGVKGVNEDLVILASKRTAELLVKYANGKWNGDVKLA from the coding sequence ATGCTTCTGATTGAGGATAAGGCTAAGGCTTTGGGAATCTTCGTAGCTTATACTGAGGTTGAAGACATTAAATTTGGGAAAAGTACAGGGGAGTTAGAAACTGAGATAAAGATGGTAGAAGAAAAGTACAAAAACGAGAACCCAGAGAAGTTAAAGGAAAACACCATAATCAGAGCCTATAGAGACTTTTACTGGAAAATTGGAATAGATCCGACAAAAACTAGACCCAGTGGTGAAGCCTTAAGAAGGAGAATTAGTAGGAATGGTAGTATTCCAAGAATAAACAATATAGTGGACATTGGAAATTTAGTGAGTGCAGATACATTAGTTCCTATAGGAATTTATGATAAAGCTAGGTTTCAGTATCCAATATACCTTAAACTAAGTAGTGGGGGAGAACTATTCTATGCCATCGGCAGATCAGAGCCTGAAAAAATAGATCCAAACATACCAATACTAGTGGACAGTAAAGGAGTGGTTATGCATATCTATCCTCATCGAGATTCCACATTAACGAATGTAATTGAGACAACGAAAGATGTCCTAATAGTCTCAGCAGGTGTAAAAGGAGTGAATGAGGACCTAGTGATTTTAGCTTCTAAAAGAACAGCTGAACTTTTAGTAAAATACGCAAATGGTAAGTGGAATGGTGATGTAAAATTAGCATAA
- a CDS encoding Zn-dependent protease, whose protein sequence is MDVLAKAESYGAIFADLRYFKAKGLSLVVTEDREQVSSYGTERGYSLRVLYRNNWGYFSSSKEIEEENVKQAINSSVGNENVNIILLPSKHDEVVLKPRYEVGKSVHEKMEDLKRLRQKIFDLDSRIKSVTIRYAEEEIRKEYYSTEGREIKQSYYLSGISINVIAREGDTISSAYHRHFSYQGYPFEVFNEEEILDTVKRRINNQFVGLTPKAGLYTVILSPDVSGVFAHEAIGHLAEADLSTNGILFPLRGKKIAPDSVTIMDSPLVQYPEGIGVTLYDDEGVEGRDVKIIDKGVVKESLTDRFYSLYLGQKPTGNARSEDFKSPVLIRMRNTYFAPGDISYQEILRETKNGILLVSPSGGQTSPDGTFQFGIQESYLIENGELSKPLKTVGISGYTLETLKSVVSVSKEFNIFPGFCGKDGQSVPVGTGGSYVKVEKVKVGGVVG, encoded by the coding sequence ATGGATGTTTTAGCTAAAGCTGAATCATATGGTGCAATATTTGCGGATTTGCGTTACTTTAAAGCTAAGGGATTATCATTGGTTGTTACTGAAGATAGAGAGCAAGTGAGTAGTTATGGAACTGAAAGAGGTTATTCCTTGAGAGTGTTGTATAGAAATAATTGGGGATATTTTTCATCTTCCAAGGAAATTGAGGAGGAAAATGTAAAGCAAGCCATAAATAGCTCAGTAGGTAACGAGAATGTAAACATAATACTTCTCCCTTCTAAGCATGACGAAGTTGTGTTGAAACCCAGATATGAGGTTGGTAAATCTGTCCATGAGAAAATGGAGGATCTTAAGAGACTAAGGCAAAAGATATTTGATCTTGATTCGAGAATTAAGAGCGTTACCATAAGGTACGCAGAAGAGGAAATTAGGAAGGAGTACTATAGCACAGAAGGTAGAGAAATAAAACAATCATACTACCTATCTGGAATTTCTATAAATGTAATAGCTAGGGAAGGAGACACTATATCTTCTGCCTATCATCGTCATTTTTCCTACCAAGGTTATCCATTTGAAGTGTTCAATGAAGAGGAGATATTAGATACTGTGAAAAGGAGAATAAATAATCAATTTGTTGGCTTGACACCTAAAGCTGGTCTTTACACTGTTATATTATCTCCAGACGTTTCAGGAGTTTTCGCTCATGAGGCAATAGGTCATTTGGCAGAGGCAGACCTTTCAACTAACGGTATATTATTTCCTTTAAGAGGCAAGAAAATAGCCCCTGACTCTGTGACAATAATGGATTCACCATTGGTTCAATATCCTGAAGGAATAGGAGTGACTTTGTATGACGATGAAGGGGTAGAAGGCAGAGATGTGAAGATTATTGACAAAGGCGTGGTAAAGGAATCTCTCACAGACAGGTTTTACTCATTATATTTAGGTCAAAAACCTACTGGTAATGCCAGGTCGGAGGACTTTAAGAGCCCTGTTCTTATTAGAATGAGAAATACTTATTTCGCTCCTGGAGATATTTCGTATCAAGAGATATTAAGGGAAACAAAAAACGGTATTTTACTTGTGTCTCCAAGTGGAGGACAGACTAGTCCAGACGGAACTTTCCAATTTGGTATCCAGGAGTCATACTTGATAGAAAACGGGGAACTAAGTAAACCTTTAAAGACCGTGGGAATATCTGGATACACTTTAGAGACACTAAAAAGTGTGGTAAGTGTATCTAAGGAGTTTAATATTTTTCCAGGTTTTTGCGGTAAAGACGGTCAATCTGTTCCTGTAGGTACAGGAGGTTCATATGTGAAGGTTGAAAAGGTTAAGGTGGGTGGTGTAGTTGGTTAA
- a CDS encoding universal stress protein A: MFKKIVVAYDGSDNANRALDVAIDLAKKYDAKLDVVQVVDTSALLGMGLAPVPNDLIQQVYSKAKSDVENAKNKATNQGVKEVDGIVLEGDPASSIVEYSSKSGASLIVTGSRGLSTFKRLLLGSVSTKIAQESRIPVLIVK; this comes from the coding sequence ATGTTTAAAAAAATAGTTGTAGCATATGATGGTTCTGATAACGCTAATAGGGCATTAGATGTTGCCATAGATTTAGCAAAGAAGTATGACGCTAAGTTAGATGTTGTTCAAGTGGTAGATACTTCAGCATTACTTGGAATGGGTCTTGCACCTGTACCAAATGACTTGATCCAACAAGTTTACTCTAAGGCTAAGAGTGATGTGGAGAACGCTAAGAATAAAGCCACAAATCAAGGCGTTAAAGAGGTTGATGGTATAGTACTCGAGGGAGATCCAGCATCTTCTATTGTAGAGTACTCAAGTAAAAGTGGTGCCAGTCTAATTGTGACAGGAAGTAGAGGTCTATCTACTTTCAAGCGTCTCCTTTTAGGGAGTGTATCCACAAAAATTGCTCAAGAATCAAGAATTCCGGTGTTAATTGTCAAGTGA
- a CDS encoding biotin--acetyl-CoA-carboxylase ligase: MLIFKFPSVTSTQDLAEVIYYMINAEEFVVTAEEQTNARGRYRREWYSPKGGLWITYVVKNYNVDKVPFLTLKASLGIRNALAKYVNAGIRWPNDIVVGNKKIAGVLIEGIAEGSSGTVFIGAGIDTNVTKFPEDIMATSILLETGKEVDNDELLNEIINSIKNIMNLDDRTTIDKINEVLQIKDKKIRIIGQDWEKICKTLFVDYYGRLVTDCGIFEVEEVMRVESLDN; the protein is encoded by the coding sequence ATGTTAATATTTAAGTTCCCTAGTGTCACTTCAACACAAGATTTAGCTGAAGTAATATACTATATGATCAACGCAGAGGAGTTTGTGGTCACAGCAGAGGAGCAAACAAACGCTAGAGGAAGATATAGAAGAGAATGGTATTCCCCTAAGGGTGGTTTATGGATTACTTACGTAGTGAAGAATTACAATGTAGATAAGGTTCCCTTCTTGACTCTAAAAGCATCATTAGGAATAAGAAACGCGCTAGCCAAATATGTTAACGCAGGAATAAGATGGCCTAATGATATTGTAGTAGGCAATAAGAAGATAGCTGGAGTATTAATAGAGGGGATAGCTGAGGGGAGCTCTGGAACCGTATTTATAGGTGCGGGCATTGATACAAATGTGACGAAATTTCCTGAGGATATAATGGCTACTTCCATATTACTTGAAACAGGAAAGGAGGTAGATAATGACGAGCTACTAAATGAGATTATAAACTCTATTAAGAATATCATGAATCTCGACGACAGGACTACTATAGATAAAATTAATGAGGTGTTGCAAATCAAAGATAAAAAAATAAGGATAATAGGACAAGACTGGGAAAAAATTTGTAAAACCTTATTCGTAGATTACTACGGCAGATTGGTTACAGACTGTGGAATATTTGAAGTGGAGGAGGTAATGAGGGTAGAGTCACTTGACAATTAA
- a CDS encoding translation factor Sua5 produces MTLVLKVDPLNPEIQKIREASEVIKRGGLVSFPTETVYGLGANAYDGNACLKIFQAKNRPPDNPLIVHIAELDQLFDVAIDMNEKVLEIVQVIWPGPLTLILKKSNKIPKEVSAGLDTVAVRMPAHPIALQLIRESGVPIAAPSANLATRPSPTRAEDVLNDLNGKVDIIIDGGHTFFGVESTIVNVTSNPPTLLRPGPFTVEELGSFFPDIQVPEFARGLGEADIALAPGMKYRHYAPTKKIILIENRSLMRKVVDLLSAKYKVTVLITKELINEYKDKDIIVLGSDENLYEVARNLFESFRLLENRDTEIGVMVGFPERGVGLAIMNRARKASGFNIIQKLEDVYKYVNI; encoded by the coding sequence ATGACTCTTGTGCTCAAAGTTGACCCACTGAACCCTGAGATACAGAAGATCAGGGAAGCCTCTGAAGTCATAAAAAGAGGTGGACTAGTGTCATTTCCCACAGAGACTGTTTATGGATTGGGAGCTAATGCATATGACGGTAATGCTTGTCTGAAGATCTTTCAAGCGAAAAACAGACCACCTGACAATCCATTGATAGTTCATATAGCAGAGCTTGATCAACTCTTTGATGTAGCAATAGATATGAATGAAAAAGTATTGGAAATAGTTCAAGTTATTTGGCCTGGTCCATTGACATTAATTTTGAAAAAGAGTAACAAAATACCAAAAGAAGTATCAGCAGGGCTAGACACAGTGGCGGTGCGAATGCCTGCTCATCCAATAGCTCTACAATTGATTAGAGAAAGTGGTGTTCCCATAGCCGCGCCCAGTGCTAATCTCGCCACAAGACCAAGTCCCACAAGGGCAGAAGATGTACTTAATGACCTTAATGGAAAAGTGGATATTATAATAGACGGTGGACACACATTCTTTGGCGTTGAGTCTACAATAGTTAATGTGACCTCGAATCCTCCCACACTTCTAAGACCAGGACCATTTACTGTTGAAGAGCTGGGGAGTTTCTTTCCCGATATTCAGGTTCCTGAGTTTGCCAGGGGTTTGGGAGAAGCTGATATCGCCCTAGCCCCCGGAATGAAATACAGACATTATGCGCCTACCAAGAAAATCATACTGATAGAAAATAGAAGTTTAATGAGAAAAGTGGTTGATTTATTATCAGCCAAATACAAAGTTACCGTACTTATAACCAAAGAGTTAATAAACGAATACAAGGACAAGGACATAATCGTATTGGGAAGTGATGAGAACCTATATGAAGTTGCAAGAAATCTCTTCGAGTCGTTTCGACTACTTGAGAACAGAGATACTGAAATAGGTGTTATGGTAGGTTTTCCTGAAAGAGGTGTAGGACTAGCCATAATGAACAGAGCAAGGAAAGCCTCAGGATTCAACATCATACAGAAGTTGGAGGATGTGTACAAGTATGTTAATATTTAA
- a CDS encoding NADH dehydrogenase subunit B — MTEELLLTGNLEEVSKKVVNWLLNRKPIKSLKDWGTSFSLWPPHLTTSCCGTEFGAFAAARFDAERYGVLPFSSARQTNLLVIEGTLTRKMGRAAKIVYDQMPEPKFVIAMGACALEGGIFWNSYNTVLPSDLGIPVDIYAPGCPTRPEALARAVLLLQKRIRSNNGTLNK, encoded by the coding sequence ATGACAGAAGAGTTATTATTAACAGGAAACCTTGAAGAAGTATCAAAAAAAGTTGTTAATTGGTTACTGAATAGGAAACCAATAAAGAGTTTGAAAGACTGGGGTACATCATTCTCGTTATGGCCTCCTCATCTAACAACAAGTTGCTGTGGGACAGAGTTTGGCGCATTTGCAGCGGCAAGGTTTGATGCAGAAAGATATGGTGTTTTACCATTTTCCTCAGCGAGACAGACTAACTTACTAGTAATTGAAGGTACATTAACTAGAAAGATGGGTAGAGCTGCGAAGATTGTATATGATCAGATGCCAGAGCCCAAATTCGTAATAGCTATGGGCGCATGTGCATTAGAGGGTGGTATTTTCTGGAACTCTTACAATACTGTTTTACCCTCAGATTTAGGAATTCCTGTAGATATCTACGCGCCAGGTTGCCCAACAAGACCTGAGGCATTAGCAAGAGCCGTATTGCTACTTCAGAAGAGGATTAGATCTAATAACGGAACTCTTAATAAATAG
- a CDS encoding succinyl-diaminopimelate desuccinylase — protein sequence MDDLLKLVSALVKIPSVNPPHGEGLRDCANFIRGYFSDHGYNAEVVEFDKGWPNIIVSNGKKSDKSIMLNGHYDVVPTGDLKSWTYDPFSGLILEDKIYGRGSSDMKSGLAAQMKVFVELADKLDYNLVFTAVPDEESGGFHGAKHLAEKYKPNLVLVSEPSGSEWINIGEKGLLQVKLKSKGKVAHGSLPSLGDNAIMKIVRDLMNLEKIRDVKIPIPSELRDAISARASSEVERDYVSISFNPGVIKGGVKVNVVPDYAEAEVDMRIPPGIKNSEALSLVKRLVSESEVEPIDLSEPNYTNPENPYVKKLEVTISKTLGIRPKNYIITGATDGRYFRNKGIPAIVYGPGELGVAHTYNEFVSFKEVINAYKVIREYLLSI from the coding sequence ATGGACGACCTATTAAAACTGGTATCTGCACTAGTGAAAATTCCTAGTGTAAACCCACCTCATGGAGAAGGTTTAAGAGACTGTGCGAATTTTATAAGAGGGTATTTCTCTGACCACGGTTATAATGCTGAAGTAGTAGAATTTGATAAGGGATGGCCAAACATTATTGTTAGTAATGGTAAGAAGAGTGATAAGTCTATAATGCTGAATGGACATTATGATGTTGTTCCTACAGGAGATTTAAAAAGCTGGACTTATGATCCCTTCTCAGGTCTAATACTTGAAGACAAGATTTACGGAAGAGGCTCTTCTGATATGAAGAGCGGTTTAGCAGCCCAAATGAAAGTCTTCGTTGAGTTAGCGGACAAATTAGACTATAACCTGGTGTTTACTGCAGTCCCTGATGAGGAAAGTGGTGGTTTTCATGGCGCTAAGCATCTTGCAGAGAAATATAAGCCTAATTTAGTATTGGTTTCAGAACCCTCAGGGTCTGAATGGATAAATATAGGAGAGAAAGGACTTCTTCAGGTTAAGTTAAAGTCTAAGGGTAAAGTTGCTCACGGTAGCCTTCCTTCTCTTGGTGATAACGCTATTATGAAAATTGTTAGGGATCTAATGAATTTGGAGAAGATAAGGGATGTGAAAATACCTATACCTAGCGAACTAAGGGATGCGATTTCAGCTAGAGCTTCATCTGAAGTGGAGAGGGATTACGTATCTATATCTTTCAATCCTGGAGTAATTAAAGGTGGCGTAAAGGTAAATGTAGTCCCTGATTACGCTGAGGCTGAAGTGGATATGAGAATTCCACCTGGTATCAAAAATTCAGAGGCTTTATCACTAGTTAAGAGGTTGGTAAGTGAGAGTGAGGTGGAACCAATTGACCTATCTGAACCTAACTATACGAACCCTGAAAATCCTTATGTTAAAAAGCTTGAAGTAACGATAAGTAAGACCTTAGGAATAAGACCTAAGAATTATATCATAACCGGCGCTACAGACGGACGCTATTTTAGGAACAAAGGAATTCCTGCAATAGTTTACGGACCCGGAGAGTTAGGCGTTGCACACACTTACAACGAGTTTGTGAGTTTCAAGGAGGTAATAAACGCATATAAAGTTATAAGGGAATATTTACTTTCAATTTAA
- a CDS encoding ferritin, CCC1 gives MSSNLSKNYKDELFDREVYRELAKDEKDNYAKECLLKLAEMEEKHAEVWREIADRKGLGLEQLRKIDRLRIKFYKAFRKIFGLQLTIKLLESRENESINKYLSLARTEEFTQQERQKIREIAIDEAVHEELLGRLKAKDVGDFIYGISDGLVEVLAATSGIAGAVGNPLFVAVSGLIVGASGTLSMSIGAYLSTKSSKEINQIKRKRIEEAKAIDKNEVMDRLSEVLVDMGVKEEVAEKLSPRLVDVAEDIISPETDESPRKSALITGLSYIVGAVIPVITYLLGLSGLAGLISSYLVSGLAIFTVGSLIGLISEVNPVKKGAEMMVLGIGAAIATHLLGVLAAHFLPPGILPS, from the coding sequence ATGAGTAGTAACCTATCGAAGAACTACAAAGATGAACTCTTCGATAGAGAAGTTTACAGAGAATTAGCAAAGGATGAGAAGGACAATTACGCCAAGGAGTGCCTTTTGAAATTGGCTGAGATGGAGGAAAAACATGCAGAAGTATGGAGGGAGATTGCCGATAGGAAGGGACTAGGCTTAGAACAGTTAAGAAAAATTGATAGATTAAGAATAAAATTTTACAAAGCTTTCAGGAAAATATTTGGTTTACAGCTCACAATAAAGTTACTTGAATCCAGGGAGAATGAGAGTATCAACAAATATCTGTCATTAGCTAGAACTGAGGAGTTCACTCAACAGGAAAGGCAAAAAATCAGGGAAATTGCAATAGATGAAGCTGTTCATGAGGAGTTATTGGGTAGACTTAAAGCCAAAGATGTTGGAGATTTCATATACGGTATAAGTGATGGTTTAGTTGAGGTTCTAGCGGCAACCTCCGGTATTGCAGGTGCAGTAGGAAACCCTCTCTTTGTGGCTGTTTCGGGACTAATTGTGGGAGCCTCTGGCACATTATCAATGAGCATAGGTGCTTATCTGTCAACCAAGTCAAGTAAAGAGATTAACCAAATAAAGAGGAAAAGGATAGAGGAAGCTAAAGCAATAGACAAGAATGAAGTTATGGACAGATTGTCTGAGGTATTAGTGGATATGGGTGTAAAAGAAGAGGTGGCAGAAAAGCTATCGCCTAGACTGGTGGATGTTGCAGAGGATATCATATCTCCAGAGACTGACGAAAGTCCTAGAAAGAGTGCCTTGATAACAGGGTTGTCTTATATTGTAGGTGCAGTGATCCCTGTTATAACATACCTTTTAGGGTTAAGCGGACTAGCAGGGTTAATATCCTCCTACTTGGTATCAGGATTGGCAATATTTACAGTGGGATCGTTGATAGGCTTGATAAGTGAAGTGAACCCAGTCAAAAAAGGAGCAGAAATGATGGTATTAGGCATAGGAGCTGCTATAGCTACACATCTGCTAGGAGTCCTAGCAGCTCATTTCCTACCCCCAGGAATACTACCATCTTAA